From Apium graveolens cultivar Ventura chromosome 9, ASM990537v1, whole genome shotgun sequence, the proteins below share one genomic window:
- the LOC141685770 gene encoding uncharacterized protein LOC141685770 yields the protein MGTKLMFFSAFYPQMDGQIEVTNRSLGNLLRCLVADQVTSCDTVLPHAKFSFSNSVNRSTGCTPFEVVYGFSKCQTLGSTVQEGDLVLVRLKPERFPPVSFMKLQAHRAGPFQVTKKLGGNAYVIKLPFDFGISHVFNIEDLTEF from the exons ATGGGGACAAAGCTTATGTTTTTTAGTGCCTTTTACCCTCAAATGGACGGCCAAATTGAGGTAACTAACAGGAGTTTGGGAAATTTATTGCGTTGCTTAGTTGCTGATCAGGTGACCAGTTGCGATACGGTGCTTCCCCATGCAAAGTTTTCCTTCAGTAATTCTGTTAACCGATCAACTGGTTGCACTCCTTTTGAAGTTGTCTATGG CTTCAGTAAATGCCAAACATTAGGATCGACAGTTCAGGAGGGTGATTTGGTTCTTGTTCGTTTAAAACCCGAACGCTTCCCACCTGTGAGTTTTATGAAGCTTCAAGCTCATCGAGCAGGTCCTTTTCAAGTTACAAAGAAGTTGGGTGGTAATGCATATGTTATTAAATTACCCTTTGATTTTGGTATTAGTCATGTTTTTAACATCGAAGACCTTACAGAATTTTAG